The Spirosoma oryzicola genome contains a region encoding:
- a CDS encoding NAD(P)-dependent oxidoreductase produces MTIAIIGASAGIGLLTVERALTSGHQVIALSRDTSPIPDHPALTKVKGSATSVADLKGLIIDADAVLVTIGTKKKKGTTLFSDTAQALITAYAETRSKAPLLVITGFGTGESRRYLGLFMKLVIRFFLRDQYTDKTRMEVMLAKGLIRWEIVQPGILTNGSHTGNYRVQSSLHKGMQVGRISRADVADFMINQAENPTFLGQHVAISY; encoded by the coding sequence ATGACAATAGCCATCATCGGTGCTTCTGCGGGCATTGGCCTGCTCACCGTCGAAAGAGCCCTGACCAGTGGACACCAGGTGATTGCCCTTTCGCGGGACACCTCACCCATTCCAGATCATCCGGCCCTCACTAAAGTAAAGGGCAGTGCCACCTCCGTTGCTGACCTTAAAGGACTCATCATCGACGCCGATGCGGTTCTGGTTACCATAGGGACTAAGAAAAAGAAAGGGACGACCTTGTTCTCCGATACCGCTCAGGCACTTATTACCGCGTACGCTGAGACTCGATCCAAGGCCCCGCTGCTGGTAATTACCGGCTTCGGCACAGGCGAAAGCAGGCGATATTTGGGGTTGTTCATGAAACTAGTTATCCGCTTTTTTCTCAGGGATCAGTATACCGACAAAACGAGAATGGAAGTCATGCTGGCCAAGGGTTTGATTCGCTGGGAAATCGTTCAGCCGGGTATACTCACCAACGGCTCGCACACAGGAAACTACCGAGTACAATCCTCACTGCATAAAGGCATGCAGGTTGGCCGCATATCCCGCGCTGACGTAGCTGATTTTATGATAAATCAGGCAGAAAATCCCACATTCCTGGGCCAGCACGTGGCTATCAGCTACTAA
- a CDS encoding inositol monophosphatase family protein, producing MQTNINISLVLEAVRQIGDTFLIHYKKTAIPTDMDSLMDRLNQLDEQCLSSLKANLLPAYPDIPWFVGDEFDKAGQKQPLDLPEYWLCDTMDGAIQYLQHLPGWTINLVLIRQGQPYLSVVYAPLEGELYWAQQGKGAYLNDQPIHPSTKTDPAVMVAVFDYGHQDEAAFAPNLNQQVGTAVTRLLDHVGIVRNYGPHGLQLANVGAGRIDLFYQPGLDTFNWLAGLLIAREAGALVLTTTGQPWQWGDDSLLVAAPSVAKTLLTSLVKDL from the coding sequence ATGCAAACCAACATAAATATTTCACTTGTTCTGGAAGCCGTCCGGCAAATTGGCGATACGTTCCTCATCCATTACAAAAAAACAGCGATTCCAACCGACATGGATTCACTCATGGATCGCTTGAATCAACTGGACGAACAATGCCTGTCTAGTCTGAAAGCCAATCTGTTGCCAGCTTATCCGGACATACCCTGGTTCGTCGGTGATGAGTTTGACAAAGCGGGCCAAAAACAGCCGCTTGATCTACCCGAATACTGGCTATGCGATACGATGGACGGAGCCATTCAGTATTTGCAACACCTACCGGGCTGGACCATCAACCTCGTGCTGATCCGTCAGGGACAGCCTTACTTGTCGGTGGTGTATGCTCCACTGGAAGGCGAGCTGTACTGGGCTCAGCAGGGCAAGGGGGCCTATCTAAATGACCAGCCTATCCATCCCAGCACTAAAACTGATCCCGCCGTTATGGTAGCGGTATTCGATTACGGTCACCAGGATGAAGCGGCCTTCGCTCCTAACCTGAATCAGCAGGTAGGCACGGCTGTAACCCGCTTGCTCGATCACGTTGGTATCGTTCGCAACTACGGTCCACATGGGTTGCAACTGGCCAATGTAGGAGCAGGTCGCATCGATCTGTTTTATCAGCCCGGTCTGGACACCTTCAACTGGCTGGCCGGGCTACTTATCGCTCGTGAAGCCGGTGCTCTCGTGCTGACCACGACTGGACAACCTTGGCAATGGGGCGACGATAGTTTGCTGGTAGCAGCTCCCAGCGTAGCTAAAACGCTGTTGACTAGCCTAGTAAAGGACTTGTAA
- a CDS encoding AraC family transcriptional regulator has translation MSQSSSIQEFTLDPQNRASLFVKKLQGSFSQEGHDIGTPHRDDHYLFMLASEGEMVLNIDFAQVEVKAPALVLITPGQVHNVLAAEGMQGWTAGFDASLIDGDFLQVLTRYFRRSVVSHPQQPLLDRSYTLLQLLEVIQTGSHDAYTHITLRSLLTALLSLLAGQLTDQSTGVKEPERRATVIEQTFHQLLEQHYANWKQPAQYAAELAVSVSYLNEVIKTITGHSPSSLIQQRSILEAKRLLYFTNLTVKEIGYQLGYEDPIYFNKLFRKRTGSTPLAFRQQFRD, from the coding sequence TTGTCACAATCGTCTTCCATTCAAGAATTTACCCTTGATCCGCAGAACAGAGCAAGCCTGTTTGTCAAAAAGTTGCAAGGCTCTTTTAGTCAGGAGGGGCATGATATCGGTACGCCACACCGCGATGACCATTATCTTTTTATGCTGGCTTCTGAGGGAGAGATGGTCTTAAACATTGACTTCGCTCAGGTGGAGGTCAAAGCACCCGCGCTGGTGCTAATTACACCTGGGCAAGTGCATAACGTGCTTGCAGCGGAAGGGATGCAAGGCTGGACCGCTGGCTTTGATGCTTCATTGATTGATGGTGATTTTTTGCAGGTATTAACCCGCTACTTTCGCAGGTCAGTGGTTAGTCACCCCCAACAACCTTTGCTGGATCGTAGCTATACGCTGTTGCAGCTGTTGGAGGTCATTCAGACGGGTTCGCACGATGCATACACCCACATTACCCTGCGCAGTCTGCTGACGGCCTTGCTGAGTCTGCTAGCCGGTCAGCTTACAGATCAATCAACAGGCGTGAAAGAGCCAGAGCGACGGGCAACTGTGATTGAGCAGACATTTCATCAGCTACTGGAACAGCACTATGCCAACTGGAAACAACCCGCTCAGTATGCCGCCGAACTAGCCGTTTCCGTTTCGTATCTCAACGAGGTGATCAAAACCATCACGGGCCATTCGCCTTCGAGCCTGATTCAGCAACGATCCATCCTGGAAGCCAAACGACTGCTTTATTTTACGAATCTGACTGTCAAGGAAATTGGTTACCAACTTGGCTATGAAGACCCCATTTATTTCAACAAACTATTTCGTAAACGGACGGGCAGCACCCCACTTGCCTTTCGTCAACAGTTCCGCGATTAG
- a CDS encoding YceI family protein, which yields MSTTKWVLDPTHSELGFKIKHLMISNISGSFQQFQVAVETDNDNFSTAQIRATAEIASIHTNNEQRDHHLRNSDFFDAETYPQLTFTSTKVEQLTDDTFNVYGDLTMKGTSKPVKLTVEYSGVTKDPWGGQRAGFTVTSKINRSDWGINFNGVLETGGLALGEEVKVNSEIQLVKQLATVTA from the coding sequence ATGTCAACTACCAAATGGGTCCTAGACCCCACACACAGCGAATTAGGTTTCAAGATCAAACATCTGATGATCAGCAACATTTCAGGCTCTTTCCAGCAGTTTCAGGTAGCGGTTGAAACAGATAACGACAATTTCAGCACGGCACAGATTCGGGCGACTGCCGAAATAGCTTCTATCCACACCAATAATGAGCAACGCGACCACCACTTGCGTAACTCCGATTTTTTCGATGCGGAAACCTATCCCCAGTTGACGTTCACATCAACGAAAGTAGAGCAGCTAACCGACGATACTTTTAACGTCTATGGGGATTTGACCATGAAGGGGACCAGTAAACCGGTCAAACTAACGGTTGAGTACAGTGGCGTTACGAAAGACCCCTGGGGCGGTCAGCGAGCGGGTTTTACCGTGACTAGTAAAATCAACCGCAGCGATTGGGGCATTAACTTCAACGGCGTCCTGGAAACCGGCGGGTTAGCGCTGGGCGAAGAGGTGAAGGTTAATAGCGAAATACAGCTGGTTAAACAGCTCGCGACGGTAACCGCTTAA
- a CDS encoding pirin family protein: MNLHRKLVNVYTPPVQQGFLGDGHVARPVIQVDYTQSDPFIVLMDDQLTKQNEQPVGGPHPHAGFETVSLLLEGEMGDEAHRLHNGDLQIMTAGSGIIHTETIERQASMRLLQLWLNLPKKDRWAKPRVQDLSLDKVPTFSQDGVTIGVYSGSLAGLTSPIQNYVPLIIADIRLQPGASTVQHIPASYTAFLYVLDGSLQVGDQAQEIHQEQVGWLNRSADEASSELKLTAGESGSRLILYAGEPQGDAIVSHGPFIGDTQEDIRRLYQEYRQGKMNHIATVEASQRMLW, translated from the coding sequence ATGAATCTTCATAGAAAACTTGTCAACGTATATACCCCACCTGTTCAACAGGGTTTTTTGGGCGATGGCCATGTTGCTAGGCCGGTCATTCAGGTTGATTACACCCAAAGTGATCCGTTCATTGTGCTAATGGACGATCAGCTTACCAAACAAAATGAGCAACCCGTGGGTGGTCCGCATCCGCATGCCGGGTTTGAGACCGTGTCCTTACTGCTGGAAGGCGAAATGGGTGATGAGGCTCACCGATTGCACAATGGTGATTTACAGATTATGACCGCTGGTAGTGGCATCATTCATACGGAAACCATTGAGCGCCAGGCATCCATGCGGCTGCTTCAATTGTGGCTAAATCTACCAAAAAAAGATCGCTGGGCTAAGCCACGTGTACAGGATCTGTCTTTGGATAAGGTACCGACTTTTTCGCAGGATGGTGTAACCATAGGGGTTTACAGTGGCTCGTTGGCTGGTTTGACTTCACCAATTCAGAATTATGTACCACTCATCATCGCCGATATCCGGTTGCAGCCAGGAGCTAGTACAGTGCAGCACATTCCGGCTTCGTATACCGCTTTCTTGTATGTACTTGACGGAAGTCTACAAGTAGGAGATCAGGCCCAAGAGATACATCAGGAGCAGGTCGGTTGGCTGAACAGATCCGCTGATGAAGCATCGAGCGAGCTAAAATTAACGGCTGGTGAATCCGGAAGTCGATTGATTCTGTACGCCGGTGAGCCACAAGGTGATGCCATCGTATCGCACGGCCCCTTCATTGGCGATACGCAGGAGGACATCAGACGGCTCTATCAGGAATACAGGCAGGGTAAAATGAATCACATAGCCACCGTTGAGGCTTCGCAGCGGATGCTGTGGTAA
- a CDS encoding winged helix-turn-helix transcriptional regulator: MEIGELKHEECVSTLRPVRDALDVLNGKWKLPIIVALTFGEKRFGEIAKEVHGITDRMLSKELRDMEVNGLVKRTVYDTYPVKVTYALTPHSKTLGGVIESLRSWGELHRRKILSGEE; the protein is encoded by the coding sequence ATGGAAATAGGTGAATTGAAACATGAAGAATGCGTCAGCACATTGCGTCCCGTACGGGATGCGCTGGACGTATTAAACGGCAAATGGAAGTTGCCCATTATCGTTGCCTTGACCTTTGGGGAAAAGCGCTTTGGCGAAATTGCGAAAGAAGTTCACGGTATCACCGACCGAATGCTATCTAAAGAATTACGGGATATGGAAGTGAATGGGCTGGTGAAACGGACTGTCTACGACACCTATCCCGTTAAAGTGACTTATGCGTTGACACCTCATAGCAAAACCTTGGGCGGAGTTATAGAATCCTTACGCAGCTGGGGTGAACTTCATCGGCGCAAAATCCTCTCCGGTGAAGAGTAA
- a CDS encoding SDR family NAD(P)-dependent oxidoreductase: MLSVLVTGATSGIGLTIATKLHERGFKVFGTSRFPEKYQQKLPFPLLPLDITSEESVNRCVAAFSARSPVIDVLINNAGMLVSGSAEGTSLDEARQQLDANFWGTVMLTRAILPRMRQQRKGRIITIGSVAGLIGVPFQSYYAASKHAIEGFFKSLRFEVAPFNIDVSVIEPGFFKTNLEQTNEPARSTIPDYEVSQKNALRIFAESIRKAPTPEPVAEVTLKVIQASRPRFSYRVGSEAKLLPLLQFMSYRFFEWGARRKFKSA; this comes from the coding sequence ATGCTTTCGGTACTAGTCACAGGAGCAACTTCTGGTATTGGCTTAACTATCGCCACAAAACTGCATGAACGTGGTTTTAAGGTTTTTGGAACCAGCCGCTTTCCGGAGAAGTACCAGCAAAAGTTACCCTTTCCCCTCTTACCGCTTGACATCACCTCCGAAGAGTCAGTTAACCGTTGCGTAGCGGCTTTTTCTGCGCGTTCGCCCGTTATTGATGTGTTGATTAATAATGCCGGTATGCTCGTCAGTGGCAGTGCTGAAGGAACAAGCCTTGATGAGGCACGTCAGCAGCTAGACGCTAATTTTTGGGGAACGGTTATGCTGACCAGAGCTATTTTGCCACGAATGAGGCAACAGCGAAAGGGCCGCATTATTACGATTGGATCAGTAGCCGGTTTGATTGGAGTTCCGTTTCAAAGTTATTACGCTGCCTCTAAACACGCGATCGAAGGTTTTTTCAAGTCGCTTCGTTTTGAGGTAGCGCCCTTCAACATCGATGTTTCTGTTATTGAGCCAGGTTTTTTCAAAACTAACCTGGAGCAAACCAATGAGCCAGCCCGCTCTACCATTCCCGACTATGAGGTAAGTCAAAAGAACGCGTTGCGTATTTTCGCAGAGTCCATCCGAAAGGCGCCAACTCCTGAACCTGTTGCAGAGGTTACGTTAAAAGTAATTCAGGCCAGTCGCCCCCGATTCAGTTATCGTGTTGGCAGCGAAGCAAAGCTATTACCATTGCTACAGTTCATGTCCTATCGTTTTTTTGAGTGGGGAGCCCGAAGAAAGTTTAAGTCAGCGTAA
- a CDS encoding ScyD/ScyE family protein, whose product MRYIRLLFIATALLYGAAGCQVFKDHISPSPVTQVASGLVSPLGLEADSQGQLWVTEAGSGTTNDGQLTLITQDGKVYPVVKGFSSEVSPEGAVFGLNHLLLQGNTLWLLHGVEGRLYRFDITSFKPGDAPLNAANLSYEDIGSFVKAYSFQSDTDASDVFNLTVGPDGDLFIVDAAANAIIRRKASTGAFSVFATIPPIIHPGGDTLEAVPTGIAFDGQKFLVSNFSGYPYPSGQAPIYQFDLNGNESTFQTGLTTLTDIELGPDGQPVVLEYGQWNGQGFDERSGRIVRSSAQANTALLSGLNFPNSIKRVGPTTYYVAQTFDGTIQKVTL is encoded by the coding sequence ATGCGCTACATACGTTTACTATTTATCGCAACTGCTCTTTTATACGGTGCAGCAGGTTGCCAAGTCTTCAAGGATCATATTAGTCCATCGCCTGTCACTCAGGTAGCGTCTGGTCTAGTCAGCCCGCTGGGTCTGGAGGCAGATAGCCAGGGTCAATTGTGGGTTACTGAAGCTGGCAGCGGAACGACAAACGACGGACAACTGACCCTGATTACGCAAGACGGTAAGGTCTATCCAGTGGTTAAAGGATTTTCCTCGGAAGTAAGTCCCGAAGGGGCCGTGTTTGGTCTTAATCACCTGCTGCTTCAAGGCAACACGTTATGGCTGCTGCACGGGGTTGAAGGCCGATTATACCGGTTTGACATTACTTCATTCAAGCCAGGAGACGCTCCTCTGAATGCTGCTAATTTGAGTTATGAAGATATTGGCTCATTTGTCAAAGCCTACTCATTTCAATCCGATACCGATGCATCGGATGTGTTTAATCTGACCGTAGGGCCGGATGGCGACCTGTTTATTGTCGATGCTGCTGCTAATGCAATTATCCGTCGAAAAGCGTCTACGGGCGCGTTCAGCGTATTTGCTACCATTCCACCAATCATTCATCCGGGCGGGGATACATTGGAAGCTGTACCAACGGGCATTGCTTTCGATGGCCAGAAATTTCTGGTCAGTAACTTCTCCGGTTATCCATACCCAAGCGGGCAGGCACCCATCTATCAGTTCGACCTGAATGGTAACGAGTCTACATTTCAGACAGGCTTAACGACGCTGACCGACATCGAACTGGGACCAGATGGACAGCCGGTCGTGCTTGAATACGGCCAATGGAACGGGCAGGGTTTCGACGAGCGTTCAGGCCGGATTGTTCGTTCATCGGCTCAGGCGAATACGGCCTTACTAAGCGGTTTAAACTTCCCTAATTCGATCAAGCGTGTTGGGCCAACTACGTATTACGTCGCCCAGACGTTTGACGGCACTATTCAAAAAGTAACCCTTTAG
- a CDS encoding RNA polymerase sigma factor: MNESIPEIEEETLLNGLRAGELNAFQTIYQHYWYPLFLVAFRKLKNKEVAEELVQDIFVKLWERRATVRIIHLRYYLFSAIRYAVIDHIRTQVTQEQYNTYYRAFLVQEDVTTEETILGNELLAILEDGLETLPEKSKEIFRLNYLDNWSVARIATHLHLSEKAVEYHLTKAVKFLRMHCKEHFIILLLYYIFYFE; the protein is encoded by the coding sequence ATGAACGAAAGTATTCCGGAAATAGAGGAAGAAACGTTGCTGAATGGACTGCGCGCTGGTGAGCTAAACGCATTCCAAACCATTTATCAGCATTATTGGTATCCTTTATTTCTGGTCGCTTTCCGGAAGCTGAAAAATAAAGAAGTTGCTGAGGAGTTGGTGCAGGATATCTTCGTGAAGCTCTGGGAGCGAAGAGCTACGGTCCGGATAATTCACTTGCGCTATTACCTTTTTTCGGCTATCCGCTATGCCGTTATTGACCATATCCGGACTCAGGTAACTCAAGAACAATACAACACCTACTACCGGGCCTTTCTGGTGCAGGAGGACGTTACAACCGAGGAAACTATCCTGGGCAATGAATTGCTGGCGATTCTGGAAGATGGTCTGGAAACACTACCCGAAAAGTCAAAAGAAATCTTTCGGTTAAATTATTTAGACAACTGGTCCGTCGCCAGAATAGCCACTCATCTGCATCTTTCAGAAAAAGCCGTTGAGTATCACTTGACCAAGGCCGTGAAGTTTCTGCGAATGCACTGCAAAGAACACTTCATCATTCTGTTGCTCTACTATATTTTCTACTTTGAGTAA
- a CDS encoding FecR family protein — MNKEEFGRLLLRYQRGECTEQEARLIHEWYDQLAHDSQEALSLEEKDQAEQRIWSAIRHRAVEEAAPIVRQQPLGREYSFGFYARLAASIAAISLLAALYFSRGYFTSPVKETAYLPSGSNVRHLTNSGAYPQTLVLDDKSIVTLMPGGSLTYPNVFAASQREVHLTGNAFFKITKNARKPFRVYSSKLVTQVLGTSFWVKNEVKQNRIEVAVVTGKVAVYEQQQAARKRVTLTPNQQVSYSAEAPWLQTGLVRNPIPIDSSVTIAFNDVPLTAVLKRLEKRYGIALTARNRNMQYCTFTGDITDLTMDEQLNIICQSVNASYVRKGTRILISGSGCHP; from the coding sequence ATGAACAAGGAAGAGTTTGGCCGACTGCTGTTGCGCTACCAGCGTGGCGAATGCACCGAACAGGAGGCCCGCCTGATTCATGAATGGTACGACCAGTTAGCGCACGATTCACAGGAAGCTTTATCACTGGAAGAGAAAGATCAGGCGGAACAGCGAATCTGGTCAGCGATCCGTCATCGCGCGGTCGAGGAGGCAGCACCCATAGTTCGTCAGCAACCGCTGGGACGAGAGTATTCGTTTGGTTTCTATGCCCGATTGGCCGCGTCAATCGCTGCTATTTCCTTGCTGGCTGCGTTGTATTTCAGTCGAGGTTATTTTACCTCTCCGGTCAAGGAAACGGCTTACTTACCGTCAGGAAGCAATGTGCGGCATCTGACCAATTCGGGCGCTTATCCACAAACACTCGTCCTAGACGATAAGAGTATCGTCACGCTGATGCCAGGCGGCAGCCTGACCTATCCTAACGTTTTTGCGGCTAGCCAGCGCGAAGTCCACCTGACGGGAAACGCCTTCTTCAAGATTACCAAAAATGCGCGTAAGCCCTTTCGGGTTTATAGCAGCAAGTTGGTAACGCAAGTGCTGGGCACCAGTTTTTGGGTGAAAAATGAAGTGAAACAAAATCGTATTGAGGTAGCCGTGGTCACCGGTAAAGTAGCCGTGTATGAACAACAGCAAGCCGCTCGTAAACGGGTAACCTTGACGCCAAACCAGCAGGTGTCTTATTCGGCTGAAGCTCCCTGGCTCCAGACTGGTCTGGTCCGCAATCCAATTCCCATTGATTCTTCCGTAACAATCGCGTTTAACGATGTTCCGCTGACGGCTGTATTAAAGCGATTGGAAAAACGCTACGGCATTGCGTTGACGGCGCGTAACCGAAACATGCAATACTGCACCTTCACCGGCGATATTACCGATTTGACAATGGATGAGCAGTTGAATATTATCTGTCAATCCGTCAACGCCAGCTACGTCCGAAAAGGCACCCGTATTTTGATTAGCGGTTCTGGTTGCCACCCATAA